The following are from one region of the Streptomyces rubrogriseus genome:
- a CDS encoding ABC transporter ATP-binding protein, whose translation MAETTEPILEVRGLVKHYPLTSGILFKKQVGAVKAVDGVDFELARGETLGIVGESGCGKSTVAKMLVNLERPTAGEIRYKGEDITRLSGRALKSVRRNIQMVFQDPYTSLNPRMTVGDIIGEAYDIHPEVAPKGDRRRRVQELLDVVGLNPEYINRYPHQFSGGQRQRIGIARGLALRPEIIVADEPVSALDVSVQAQVINLMARLQDEFDLSYIFIAHDLSIVRHISDRVGVMYLGRIVETGRDEEIYDHPTHPYTQALLSAVPVPDPEAREHRERIILSGDVPSPTNIPSGCRFRTRCWKARERCALEVPALAVPAEFRSVSGPAAHDSACHFAEEKQVVPPEGEGEGGGGGSGPG comes from the coding sequence ATGGCTGAGACCACGGAGCCGATCCTCGAAGTCCGCGGCCTGGTCAAGCACTACCCGCTGACCTCCGGCATCCTCTTCAAGAAGCAGGTCGGCGCGGTCAAGGCCGTCGACGGCGTGGACTTCGAGCTGGCCCGCGGCGAGACCCTCGGCATCGTCGGCGAGTCCGGCTGCGGCAAGTCCACGGTCGCCAAGATGCTGGTCAACCTGGAACGGCCGACGGCGGGGGAGATCCGCTACAAGGGCGAGGACATCACCCGCCTGTCGGGCAGGGCCCTGAAGTCCGTACGCCGGAACATCCAGATGGTCTTCCAGGACCCCTACACCTCCCTCAACCCCCGCATGACCGTCGGCGACATCATCGGCGAGGCCTACGACATCCACCCCGAGGTGGCCCCGAAGGGCGACCGGCGGCGACGGGTCCAGGAGCTGCTGGACGTGGTCGGCCTGAACCCGGAGTACATCAACCGCTACCCCCACCAGTTCTCCGGCGGCCAGCGCCAGCGCATCGGCATCGCGCGCGGCCTGGCGCTGCGCCCGGAGATCATCGTCGCCGACGAACCGGTCTCGGCCCTCGACGTGTCGGTCCAGGCCCAGGTGATCAACCTGATGGCCCGGCTCCAGGACGAGTTCGACCTCTCGTACATCTTCATCGCCCACGACCTGTCGATCGTCCGGCACATCTCGGACCGGGTCGGCGTGATGTACCTGGGCCGCATCGTGGAGACCGGCCGGGACGAGGAGATCTACGACCACCCCACGCACCCCTACACCCAGGCGCTGCTGTCCGCCGTACCGGTGCCGGACCCGGAGGCCCGGGAACACCGCGAGCGGATCATCCTGTCCGGCGACGTCCCGTCCCCGACCAACATCCCCTCGGGGTGCCGCTTCCGCACCCGCTGCTGGAAGGCGCGGGAGCGGTGCGCGCTGGAGGTACCGGCCCTGGCCGTTCCCGCCGAGTTCCGCTCGGTCTCCGGGCCCGCCGCGCACGACTCCGCCTGCCACTTCGCGGAGGAGAAGCAGGTGGTGCCACCCGAGGGCGAGGGTGAGGGCGGGGGCGGGGGCAGCGGGCCGGGGTGA
- a CDS encoding S9 family peptidase → MTTESDSFPKRHARTQRFTLGAPRSFTVAPDGSRVAFLRSGTGTDRANSLWVLDAEKGGERMAADPRALLGGAREQLSPEERARRERSREGGAGIVGYATDSSVELASFALSGRLFVAELRVGTARELPTPGPVIDPRPSPDGRHVAYVARGALRVVGAEGDGDRALAEADGEGVTYGLAEFVAAEEMSRNRGFWWSPESDRLLVARVDDTPVQRWWISDPAHPGRDPQHVPYPAAGTPNADVRLFVVGLDGGRTEVLWDRARYPYLARVHWSAAGAPLLLVQARDQRSQLFLAVDTESGTTRMVHADEDPIWLELFPGVPCWSPSGQLVRIADEGGARVLAVGERLLTGAQLHLRAVLDVGADDVLVSASAGEDAAEAEIGEVHVYRVNELGAERLSQEPGVHSAVRAGGVTVLVSATLDRPGARVRVLRDGKAAATIASYAEDPGLSPRVTLTQGGARRVPCAVLMPTDYHGDTPLPVLLDPYGGPHGQRVVAAHNAHLTSQWFADQGFAVVVADGRGTPGRSPAWEKAVKDDLAAVVLQDQVDALHALAADFPLDLDRVAVRGWSFGGYLAALAALRRPDVFHAAVVGAPVTDLRLYDTHYQERYLGDPGEQPDVYRRNSVIDDAGLVDAAEPHRPMMVIHGLADDNVVVAHSLRLSSALLAAGRPHEVLPLSGVTHMTPQESVAENLLLLQVDFLKRSLPAPA, encoded by the coding sequence ATGACGACCGAGTCCGACTCCTTCCCCAAACGGCACGCCCGCACCCAGCGGTTCACGCTCGGCGCGCCGCGTTCGTTCACCGTGGCACCCGATGGTTCACGGGTCGCCTTCCTGCGCTCCGGTACCGGTACGGACCGGGCCAATTCGCTGTGGGTGCTCGACGCCGAGAAGGGCGGGGAGCGCATGGCCGCCGACCCCCGCGCCCTTCTGGGCGGCGCCCGGGAACAGCTGTCCCCCGAGGAACGGGCCCGGCGCGAGCGCAGCCGCGAGGGCGGCGCCGGGATCGTCGGCTACGCCACCGACTCGTCGGTCGAGCTGGCCTCTTTCGCCTTGTCAGGGCGGCTCTTCGTGGCCGAGCTGCGGGTCGGCACCGCGCGCGAACTGCCCACCCCCGGGCCGGTGATCGACCCGCGCCCCTCCCCCGACGGCCGGCACGTCGCCTACGTCGCCCGGGGCGCCCTGCGCGTGGTGGGCGCCGAAGGGGACGGGGACAGGGCCCTGGCCGAGGCGGACGGCGAGGGCGTCACGTACGGGCTCGCCGAGTTCGTGGCGGCCGAGGAGATGTCGCGCAACCGGGGCTTCTGGTGGAGCCCGGAGTCGGACCGGCTGCTGGTGGCCCGCGTGGACGACACGCCGGTCCAGCGCTGGTGGATCTCCGACCCGGCCCACCCCGGGCGTGATCCACAACACGTGCCGTACCCGGCGGCGGGCACCCCCAACGCGGACGTACGGCTGTTCGTGGTCGGTCTCGACGGGGGGCGCACGGAGGTCCTCTGGGACCGGGCGCGGTATCCGTATCTGGCGCGAGTGCACTGGTCAGCCGCGGGTGCGCCGCTGCTTCTCGTACAGGCGCGCGACCAGCGCAGCCAGCTGTTCCTGGCGGTGGACACCGAGTCGGGGACGACCCGGATGGTGCACGCCGACGAAGATCCAATTTGGCTGGAACTCTTCCCCGGGGTGCCCTGCTGGAGCCCCTCGGGCCAGCTCGTGCGGATCGCCGACGAGGGCGGTGCGCGGGTGCTCGCGGTGGGTGAACGACTGCTCACCGGGGCCCAGTTGCATCTGCGGGCGGTGCTGGACGTCGGTGCCGACGACGTGCTGGTCTCCGCCTCGGCGGGCGAGGACGCGGCCGAGGCGGAGATCGGCGAGGTGCACGTCTACCGGGTGAACGAACTGGGCGCCGAACGCCTGTCGCAGGAGCCCGGCGTGCACTCGGCGGTACGCGCGGGAGGCGTGACGGTGCTCGTCTCCGCCACCCTCGACCGGCCGGGAGCCCGGGTACGGGTACTGCGGGACGGGAAGGCCGCGGCGACCATCGCCTCGTATGCGGAAGACCCCGGTTTGTCCCCGCGCGTGACCCTCACCCAAGGGGGCGCACGACGTGTCCCGTGCGCCGTGCTTATGCCAACGGACTACCACGGTGACACCCCCCTCCCGGTCCTCCTGGACCCCTACGGTGGTCCGCACGGTCAGCGCGTCGTGGCCGCGCACAACGCCCACCTCACCTCGCAGTGGTTCGCGGACCAGGGGTTCGCGGTGGTCGTCGCCGACGGACGGGGCACTCCGGGGCGCTCCCCCGCCTGGGAGAAGGCCGTCAAGGACGACCTGGCCGCCGTGGTGCTCCAGGACCAGGTGGACGCGCTGCACGCCCTCGCCGCCGACTTCCCGCTGGACCTGGACCGCGTCGCCGTCCGGGGGTGGTCCTTCGGCGGCTACCTCGCCGCCCTCGCGGCGCTGCGCCGGCCGGACGTCTTCCACGCCGCCGTCGTGGGCGCCCCGGTCACCGACCTCAGGCTCTACGACACCCACTACCAGGAGCGGTACCTCGGCGACCCCGGTGAACAGCCGGACGTCTACCGCCGCAACTCGGTGATCGACGACGCCGGACTGGTCGACGCCGCCGAGCCGCACCGGCCCATGATGGTCATCCACGGCCTGGCGGACGACAACGTGGTGGTCGCCCACTCGCTGCGCCTGTCCTCGGCCCTGCTGGCGGCCGGCCGCCCGCACGAGGTGCTGCCCCTGTCCGGCGTCACCCACATGACCCCGCAGGAGTCGGTCGCCGAGAACCTGCTGCTGCTCCAGGTCGACTTCCTCAAGCGGTCGCTGCCCGCCCCGGCGTGA
- a CDS encoding ABC transporter ATP-binding protein, whose product MLLEVRDLHVEFHTRDGVAKAVNGVSYGVDAGETLAVLGESGSGKSVTAQTVMGILDIPPGRVTAGEILFEGRDLLKLKEDERRKVRGAEMAMIFQDALSSLNPVLTVGDQLGEMFTVHRGMSRKDARAKAIELMDRVRIPAARERVKQYPHQFSGGMRQRIMIAMAMALEPKLIIADEPTTALDVTVQAQVMDLLAELQRELHMGLILITHDLGVVADVADKIAVMYAGRIVETAPVHDIYKAPAHPYTRGLLESIPRLDQKGQELYAIKGLPPNLTRIPPGCAFHPRCPMAQDVCRTDVPPLYDVTESDAERGSACHFWRECLHG is encoded by the coding sequence ACGTGGAGTTCCACACCCGGGACGGTGTCGCCAAGGCCGTCAACGGCGTCAGCTACGGCGTGGACGCGGGCGAGACCCTCGCGGTGCTCGGCGAGTCCGGCTCCGGCAAGTCCGTCACCGCCCAGACGGTCATGGGCATCCTCGACATCCCGCCGGGCCGGGTCACCGCGGGGGAGATCCTCTTCGAGGGCCGGGACCTGCTGAAGCTCAAGGAGGACGAACGCCGGAAGGTCCGCGGCGCCGAGATGGCGATGATCTTCCAGGACGCGCTGTCCTCGCTGAACCCGGTCCTGACCGTGGGCGACCAGCTCGGCGAGATGTTCACCGTGCACCGCGGCATGTCCCGCAAGGACGCCCGCGCCAAGGCGATCGAGCTGATGGACCGGGTCCGCATCCCGGCCGCCAGGGAGCGGGTGAAGCAGTACCCGCACCAGTTCTCCGGCGGCATGCGCCAGCGCATCATGATCGCGATGGCGATGGCCCTGGAGCCCAAGCTGATCATCGCCGACGAGCCGACCACCGCCCTCGACGTCACCGTCCAGGCCCAGGTCATGGACCTGCTCGCGGAACTCCAGCGCGAACTGCACATGGGCCTGATCCTCATCACCCACGACCTCGGCGTGGTCGCCGACGTCGCCGACAAGATCGCCGTCATGTACGCGGGCCGGATCGTGGAGACGGCCCCGGTCCACGACATCTACAAGGCCCCGGCCCACCCGTACACCCGCGGCCTGCTGGAGTCGATCCCGCGCCTGGACCAGAAGGGCCAGGAGCTCTACGCCATCAAGGGCCTGCCGCCCAACCTCACCCGGATCCCGCCCGGCTGCGCCTTCCACCCCCGCTGCCCGATGGCCCAGGACGTCTGCCGCACCGACGTACCGCCCCTCTACGACGTCACCGAGTCCGACGCCGAGCGGGGCAGCGCCTGCCACTTCTGGAGGGAGTGCCTGCATGGCTGA